A single Harpia harpyja isolate bHarHar1 chromosome 6, bHarHar1 primary haplotype, whole genome shotgun sequence DNA region contains:
- the TAB1 gene encoding TGF-beta-activated kinase 1 and MAP3K7-binding protein 1 — protein sequence MAAQRRSLLQSEQQPSWTDDLPSCHLSGVGSAPNRSYTADGKGTEGHPLEDNWLKFRSENNCYLYGVFNGYDGNRVTNFVGQRLSAELLLGQLHADHSDADVRRVLLQAFDVVERSFLESIDDALAEKASLQSQLPEGVPHHQLPPQYQKIVERLKVVEQEISGGAMAIVAVVLNNKLYIANVGTNRALLCKSTVDGLQVTQLNVDHTTENEDELFRFSQLGLDAGKIKQVGTIRGQESTRRIGDYKVKYGYTDIELLSAAKSKPIIAEPEIHGGHSLDGVTGFLVLMSEGLYKALEAAHGPGQANQEIAAMIATEFAKQTLLDAVAQAVVDRVKRIHCDTFASGGERSKFCPRHEDMTLLVRNFGYPLGEMSQPTLTPTQGGRIYPVSVPYSSSQSTSKTSVTLSLVMPSQGQMVNGAHSSSTLDEATPTLTNQSPTVTLQSTNTHTQSSSSSSDGGLFRSRPTHSLQPDEDGRVEPYVDFAEFYRLWNMDHGEQGALTVS from the exons ATGGCGGCGCAGAGGAGGAGTCTGCTGCAGAGT GAACAGCAGCCCAGTTGGACAGATGACTTACCATCCTGCCATCTCTCTGGGGTGGGCTCAGCTCCAAACCGTTCCTACACTGCAGATGGCAAGGGGACAGAGGGTCACCCCTTGGAAGATAACTGGTTAAAATTCAG GAGTGAGAACAACTGCTACCTCTATGGTGTCTTCAACGGCTATGACGGCAACCGAGTCACCAACTTTGTGGGTCAGAGGCTCTCTGCAGAATTGCTGCTGGGCCAGCTACATGCAGATCACAGCGATGCTGATGTGCGCCGAGTTCTGCTGCAG GCTTTTGATGTGGTGGAAAGAAGTTTCCTGGAGTCCATTGACGATGCCTTGGCAGAGAAGGCCAGCTTGCAGTCCCAGCTACCAGAG GGTGTCCCTCACCACCAGCTGCCTCCTCAGTACCAGAAGATTGTGGAGAGATTGAAGGTTGTAGAGCAGGAGATCTCTGGAGGAGCCATGGCTATTGTGGCTGTTGTTCTCAACAACAAACTCTATATCGCCAATGTGG GTACCAATCGGGCACTGTTATGCAAGTCCACGGTGGATGGGCTGCAGGTGACTCAGCTCAATGTGGACCATACGACAGAGAATGAGGATGAACTTTTTCGCTTCTCCCAGCTGG GCTTGGatgcagggaaaataaaacaagtggGAACTATTCGTGGGCAGGAAAGCACTCGGCGCATTGGAGATTACAAAGTCAAATACGGCTATACTGATATTGAACTGCTCAG tgctgctaAATCTAAGCCCATCATAGCAGAGCCTGAAATCCACGGAGGGCACTCACTGGATGGGGTGACTGGCTTCTTGGTGCTTATGTCTGAAGGGCTCTACAAAGCGCTGGAGGCAGCTCACGGGCCTGGGCAGGCCAACCAG GAAATTGCAGCCATGATAGCCACAGAGTTTGCCAAGCAGACATTGCTGGATGCTGTGGCACAAGCAGTAGTGGACCGGGTTAAGCGGATCCACTGCGACACTTTTGCCAGTGGTGGGGAACGGTCCAAGTTCTGTCCCCGGCATGAAGACATGACGCTGCTTGTGAGGAATTTTGGGTACCCCCTGGGTGAGATGAGCCAGCCCACGCTGACACCAACGCAAG gAGGCCGTATCTACCCAGTCTCTGTGCCATATTCCAGCTCCCAAAGCACAAGCAAGACGAGCGTCACGCTGTCTCTTGTCATGCCTTCCCAAGGCCAGATGGTCAACGGTGCCCACAGCAGCTCAACTCTGGATGAAGCCACCCCCACCCTCACTAA CCAAAGCCCAACTGTGACGCTCCAGTCAACTAATACTCACACGCAGAGTAGCAGCTCAAGTTCAGACGGGGGTCTCTTCCGCTCCCGACCCACCCACTCACTCCAGCCAGATGAAGATGGACGTGTGGAGCCCTATGTGGATTTTGCAGAGTTTTACCGGCTTTGGAACATGGACCATGGCGAGCAGGGAGCACTGACTGTGTCCTAA